CGAAAGTGCCCGTCTTGTATCCTTTTCGCATGAATCGGTTTCCTTATCACTTGTGAGTCAGAATAAACTTATTCCACAGACAGACATTTAACGTACTTTGGAGTCATTTACGACCCTGGCCTAGATTGGCGtcttaacattaaaaaaaaaaaacactgatagAGAGTCTGAAATCGTGGTTGACTAGAAAGTGCGGCAGGAAGTTTGGTACCCAGTGCTCAAAGTTGGCttcagagaggttcattgaattGCGGCACATACATACAGTCACACACAGCCAGTGGCAAATACTCAGTGCCCTataaccagtgacccaagtttgtcCGACGGCTGGTTTCGAAGCCTTAAAAATTtttaattaatttatggggttttacgtgccaaaaccacggtctgaggcacgccgtagcaggggactccagattaatcttgaccccctggggttctttaacgtatccCACTGCATGGTAGatgggcattcttgcatttcgcccccaccgaaatgcgaccgccgcggccaggattaaATCCCgctacgacctcgtgcttagcagcgcaacaccatagccgctaaaccaccgcgTCGGGTGGTTTCAAAGCCTGTTCCCTCAACACAGCCGCCCTACGTGCTACACAATACACCATGTACTTGCTGCCCAGTGACCCAATTTGACGGGTATGGGCcaactgagtatgtgccactgagtgttcGGCAGGCGAgtgaacaattctcagcgtttgcaGGCAGCGGCGCACCATGTTTCTCGCATCGGAGGACACGCGCGTACTCCTCGGCAGCGCAACTACATGGCACAGCATGTCTAGAAAGAACCGCCAGAAAGAGGGCCGGTTGGCGCATGATgctttttagagtgcagctcttaggtgcccgtttcTGCGTTAAGCGTCAGCGGACCTCGTCCTCCctcggcataaccgagcgaacgagcacagcgaaggatgaaagagcgaacgcgaagcgcagcgggtAATGAAAGATGGTGACAGCGaatagagcgcgaggaggaaagcggaggaggaggctacagtaaAAGCATGAAGTGGAAAGCGGGGGAAGAGAGCGTGGCGAAATGGTGACGAGAACagcagagtgccgcacgagaccgcgagatggcgccatagtatttgTCAtttgattgtatgcgcgacgcgaaatATGTAGTTTTCcctggaagccacgcgggcaccagcaaatacactggaaccttcgacgagtcactTACCagagccggcgcgcttgacccgcagatcagatttttgacgatcgccgactctgttcgccgctatcgttttgcttgagtgttacttgtttttcaacgcccccaccgatcatcggctcagaaggcactaaCAAGATTCAGAAGGTTCAGAAGCACTCAGAAGATTTGCTAACCTTTCTGTCTTTCCGTatatttctcctcctcctcctccttctgagAACATCTGGCTTGtacgagcgcctttgactctgtagtgctgttcGTTCATGTCTCTCTACCCCTcatctctctcttccttctttctgttCTCCTTCTACCTTCCTCCAGCGCAGAgcagccaaccggactcttgactggttaacatccctgccttccttttatctctctctctctctctcaacgctTCACTCCGTTTCCGACGTGGAGCACGAGACAAACTGTCCGTGTCAGCtaatatatggcgaaatgaaacTACATATAGAGATGCGCTTAAATTTcccattagagagtatcgtaatcgtcggtgcttttattatttttttttttttttgagcgttcACACGCACCGTCGCGCCAAGCATTTCGGAGGCCAGAGGTAGGCTTCGTGGTGACGCTAAACTCCGCCGAATGTTCTTTGGGAAGTGCGAAAGAGGAGCCCCCACTGCAGAGACACTTCGTACATAAGTATTTTCGGCGGTGCTAATACGCTAGCGTCGACAATAGTTAACAATGATTCAGTGCtaacgcattactgtcgacagtcatcgtgagatgtgttCTTCCGCGATTTTTTCGTCCGTGTAAAGCGGCACACATCTACTGACACGTACTCAGGGACGCAAGTtcgcatcaaagaggttcattgaatactAGCACCGACCGAATGGCACATACAGAGTACTCCAACTGGGCGTCAAAAGGTTTCTTCAAACAACATTACCACGCCCAACAGTGagccatgtcggcgtgaaaaagACGATGATACCatgcactgtggaaatcgatgtaattaccgaagctttctgtgctggttgctttgactgaggacaattagcggtgatgtcgacggcgaaagcttaatttctgcaacgtttagtctaacacgaaaGTGGCGAGtcaatgttaaacgttacctttcgTGCGCCACAGCTGTATGTCTGCGTAGTACGCAGAAAACACACGGAGAGGTGTTTTCTTCAGGCGTTGTGCGCCATAATTCACAACctttgagagggttgagcattgtcattgcctcacatggtacATTGCATCgtagcagaagtattaaacttgaatgggATTATGGGGTcatacgtgcgaaaaccacgatcggattctGAGCCACGCAGTAGTGGTGGTCTGTGGAtgaattttgacaccgtggtgttcattaacatgtccctaaatctaagtgcacgtgcgttttctatttcgtccctgtcgaaatgcggctgccgtggttgggctCAAATCCGTAACCTCTagcgatgccatagccgcaaagctaccgcgacgggcacagaagtgttaatTTGACgatcgaccgcttccgtagtctCGCCTGGGCCCTGAGGTGCGCTTTAATCAATGCGGCTCTGcctctgcacgccctgcgtaatttgtccgctcgACATATCtgcatggtgcttatttttcagaaatagcaggaacgtactgtaccataccttgaagttaagcttatccagtttccccgcaaccgctgtcgtatagtagtagggtttatGTTGGTAGTAGAGTAGAATTTTTACCCAATCGTATTTTGGTCgacgttttgtttttatttctattaTGCCGTTACGTCCAGACCAGCCGAAATTTCGTCAAACTCTTGATTTCGATAGTTGGGTTTCTTCTAACGCTCTTTGTGCGGCATGTAGTTCTGCTGTGATcgtgtttcttcttcttctgctctctctctctctctctctccacacacacacacacacacacacacacacacatatatatatatatatatatatatatatatatatatatatatatatatatatatatatatatatatatatatatatatatatatatatatgtgtgtgtgtgtgtgtgtgtgtgtgtgtgtgtacatacatacatacatacatacatacatacatacatacatacatacattgccTGGGATGAAGGGGCTAAAGGCAGACGCATCTGCCTGACGAAGGCCCCCCTATCCGCATTTGCTGAGAGGTTATGTAACGCAAGAAAAACACGGTGAAACAAAAATGCggaacatcaagaaaagtaaaaatcCGTGCAAATGGCAATattatatatatctctctctctctctctctctctctatatatatatatatatatatatatatatatatatatatatatatatatatataatattgccaTTTGCACGgatttttacttttcttgatgttacGCATTTTTGTTTCACCGTGTTTTTCTTGCGTTACATAACCTCTCAGCAAATGCGGATAGGGGGGCCTTCGTCAGGCAGATGCGTCTGCCTTTAGCCCCTTCATCCCAggcaatgtatgtatgtatgtatgtatgtatgtatgtatgtatgtatgtatgtatgtatgtatgtatgtatgtatgtatgtatgtatgtatgtatgtatgtatgtatgtatgcgtgtgtgtgtgtgtgtatgtaggtatgtgtgtatgtaggtatgtatgtatgtatgtatatgtgtatgtgtgtgtgtgtgaatgaatgaatgaatgaatgaatgcatgcatGTATGAATGTATGAATAAATAAACCGGTTTACAGTGTTGCTTATATGAaggagaagctttctttgcaaagcTTCCCGTACTTTGCTGAGCGTGGCTGCTGCCGgcgccaccactgctgccatgcTGACATAACAAATATCAACGTAAATAaaaaactggcttacgtatcttCAGCTGTACGGCCCCTAATAATGTGCCGGCGACCAACTATGCTCAATACGCAATTGCGCAATGAAACAACGAAGGGCACACCCAAATATCTCCACTGCTTGCAGATATACGCCTGCAAGCGCATAATTTCTCTAATTCAGTGTTTTGGCTCGTTCGAAATATAAACGATAAGGTTGTATAAACTAAAACTGTGTCAGTCATGCTTGATGTGGAAGTGGTTTTATAAGTAACGTCAAAATAGAATACAAGATTTATTGCGTGAAAGAAGCGAAAGCGCCTTCCCTTGACCTCACCTCAGATTGAAAGCCTGCCAGTTTCGTCTCAGACGGCTGGTGGCTGGCCAGCTCAGATGGCTCAGTCGCTCACGCGCGTGTTGGGGATATTTTCATGCACAGACCTAGGGATCTTAGTCCGGATGTCCTCACCCCCTCCTCTCCTCCCCCTTAAAATTTGTGTGCACAGTTCCAGCTTACGACACGTGACTAACTCGCTAAGTCTTTCTTTCCCGCTATTGCTGTCATTTTGCTCTGGGGAGACAAGCTAGGCTTAATGATTATTGAAGAGAGCTCGCCAACGCGTGAAAAAACTCGCCATAAGGGAAGCATACGCAAGGATGTACGGACGTCGGACTCGGCTCCAAGCGCCAACCTACGAAGCCAATGAAATGAAAGACGTTGTgggctgggagggggggggggggggagggggagtgctGAGCTGATGCTCCGTACGGGGTGTAACCACGCTGCGTGACCCCTCGAACGCTGGTAGCTACATTTACAGCAAGAAGCATGGGTGGTGTCCTTGTAACGCGTACGAACGCATGCTTGGTGGACCTATACCAAACAGTATCTGCACATTTTAGTGCGAAAATCCGCCTTCCCTGATTGGAATGTTTCCGAGATGCCTATTAAGCAGCAAATAAAAGGCTTTTGCCCAAGCCGAAACAACTAATACTTACTGTACTTGAAGAACAAAGAAAGGACGCCGGAGAACATTTTAATGAAGTTTAGTTTTATTATACAGCATTTTGGGTATTTGTATTCTTGAATTTTTAGTTGACGCTCGATGTCTTTGTCTCTGTAATAAGCCAATGCCATGCTTATCGGCGTGTCAGCGTTTGTCGCAGGTGAACTGGCACCCGGGAACTCATAGGGAGGCTAGGCAACACTGTCAGCTTTAGCGTAAGGTTCTGTTAGGATTGATGTCGCAAGTAAGTTGTACTTCCGTTAAAAGAAAATGCACTTTGTATCCTAAGTTGGCCCTCACACGCTTTATTTGTTCTAAATCCTGTTCGACGTTGACTATATCAGGTACTGGTCCTTCACTATAAAGTATAGAATATATAAGTATAGAAGTAACTCACAGCGCAAAACTCCTTCGAGTTTTCCGCTGGGAGTTATTTTTCCTAGTTTTGCTGTGGCGTATGCTATCTAGTTTTGAAATTAAATTGGTGTAAAGGCATTTTTGTTTGTGTAACTTGTACGTTAGCTGCTGTAGACGGGAATCATCTGGACGatattgctgagaaatcaaggacgccgcatgccaccgacgccctgcgcgacgagagaccgaggaagcagcagcggccaccaagtaGGACAGGCgagcgcagcagctaagcccagtggaggtTATATATAGCAAGACGGTCGCGTCACGTGACTGCCTCGCTGACGACAACCCGCCTCGCCCCGCGGCGTGGCGTCGCCGTATGTGCTCCGTCGAAGCGCGCCGGTtacgtggcgtcgtggcgatgctCTCTCCCATCACGCAACACCTGGAGCAGCATGCATtccgtttcgcccgctctgctcggTCGAGGCGATCACGTGATgtggcgttgcagccaatgggaatttagatgccgtttcgctgctaccgaagccgattttttcgctcaatgggccgttCGATGCAAACACGTTTATGACGCACTGTAGTTGGACAATGGGTCACAAGAAGCTGCTACCGGTGTTGTTGCCAGCGTCCGAGTCTGTGGCAGCCCGATATTCCGTAAAGGTTGATGTCTTCACGGACGAGCTGCTCTCTAATAACTTTCGCTTAGCACATCGCAAGAGATCAATGGCCGGGCTTTCCGCTTGGCAGGTAGTGAGCCCAGTAGGCGATCATGAAGAGCACGAACACCGAAGGAAACACGGCGCGGGAGACGCTGTCGAACACGTTGGAGCTGCTGACACTCAGGAAGCGGAACTTCGCGACAAAGGCGAGGAGCTTGTTCGGCTGGAACAGCGGCTGGATCGGGAACCTCGACGGCGCTGGAAGGTTGCCGCGAGACACGGTGGACGCCATGGAGCCGGCGGAGCCAAGCATGTCGTTTTCCGTGATGTCCTCGTCGGCTATGGCGCCGTCTCCTTGGAAACCCTGCGATCGAATCGCGTTGTCAGAGTGGGGTCAGTGTCAAGTGTCTTCTTACTGGATTCTGACATTTTACAGGGACACCGAGGAGCAAAAAGAACAAAATTGTTCACGTTGCATTTGCAAAGTGCTCTGTGCTACAACATCAAGAGATTCACCTTTACTGCGAGGTGAATAGATTATGagaatgcatttgattcagtagatataccagcAGTCACACAGGCATTACGTGATCAAGGAGTGGATATCTTGGGAAACacctacaaagattccacagctaccgtgGTTCTCCACAAGAAGTAGAAATATATCTTTAAAGAAGGGgtgagacaaggagacacaatctatccaatgctattcactccatgcttggaagaaatattcaagctcttaaactgggaaggctcagGCATgtggatcaacggtgaatatctcagcaaccctcggtttgcagatgacattgtcctgttcagcaatactggagtcgaattacaacaaatgattgcggacctaaacagagaaggtgtaagagtgggtttgaagattaatatttccaagacaaagataatgatcaatagcctggcaaaagaacaagagttcaagatcgtcACTCAGCCTTTAGAGTCGTTGAAGGAGTAAGCTTATCTAGGTcacttactcacaggggaccctgatcaagaaaagaaagtttacagaagaataaagatggcttgaattgcatacggcaggcattgccagatcctgactggtaGCTTACTGCTATCATTGAAAAAAAGGTGTACAATAACTGCATTCTACAGCTACTAACATATGGGAACGAAACTTGGAGGTtggcaaagaagctcgagaacaagttagggaccgcgcaaaaagcgatggaacgaaaaatgttaggcgtatcgttaagatacaggaagagagcggtataGATTAGAGAGCGAAACGGGGATAGCCGCTTTATAGttgacataaagaaaaaaaaatggagcgggcaggccatgtaatacgtaggatgaataactggtggaccattagagttacagaatgggtaccaaaaaaagggaagcgcagtcgaggacggcagaaaactaggtgggctGACGAAACGAGGATATTCACAGGTGCAAGGCAGGattagttggcgcaggacaggggtaattgaagaacGCTGGGAGAAGCTTtcatcctgcagtgcacataaatataggattacgataatgatgatgactgcCCAGAGGTGCTTGGCATAGCACAAGTCGCACCAGCCAGccatgacatcatggattttgatggaatCTGCTCGGATTTCGTTCAATTATAGGACAAGGTGGACCATGCGCAGTACTTCAAAAAGAGTCAAACATTGAATGTTGGGAACATACACTGTGCGGTGACGGCCTAAATGAGGAAAAATACCTCTAAACCCATGACGTACGTCCTACTGACGTACGGTTGCTGGGATTTCTGCGAGAAATAGCAGTAAAGAAAAGCAGCATCTGCGCTATTGTGGTGATCTCACGAGGACTGCAATATTCAACACTGCACTCAGCAAAGCTTCCCCTCCGAGGACACTTGGCTGTCGAATACATCTGCATACGCGTAGCTGCTATAGGGTGCCACGGTACTGCCAACCTAAAACGAGGTAGGACAAGCCACATCGATCCTGGTTGCCCTCCTCGTCGGCAGTTGCTTCAGCCCTCGCTGGGTGGCGCGAGTGGGCCAACTATACCCCCTCCCGCGAAAGCCGTAGTCCTGTGTACTCACGATTCGCTGGGACTTGACGTACTGGTAGGCCACAGCGTACTCCAGCAGCGACGTAAACACGCTGATGAGGCACGCGAAGAGCCAGATGTCTACGGCCTTCACGTAGTCCACCGGTGGCAGCGCCGTGCGGGACTGTACGACCTGCGCACGGACGGAGACGACGAATCAAGTTTTTGATGTGAAACCCTTTATTCATTTTTCAGTAGTATGAAATCAGTCCTTAGGAGAAGAAACTCAAAACTAAAATTCCTGAATGCGGTGCCGCATGTGCCGAGTAGGTCGGATACTTGTGAAGTGGGAAATTTTGCGAGGGCGCTTTCGTTTATTCGAACGATAGCTCTGGCGCCCCAACTATGGTCTGGGGACAAGCTGCCGGCCAGAGTTGCTGCTCGCGTTTGAACGCGCTGTAATGCACGCGCGCATTCTTTCCGCGTCTCAAAAGAGTGGCGAAACTCTGGCTGCCTAAAGGGAGCCTATATATACTAGAATAAACACGAAAGAAGCAGGTCGAGTCGGCTTATCGGGCTGGTATCGCTCTTGTCGAGTCCGCGTAAAGGCTACCCGGTCGGGCTGAGCCAGCCCGACCCGCTTGCAGCGTGCGGGTAAACGCAGACGGGTCGGACCAGCCAGCGCTGGGTCTTGGGCGGGACCACTGAGACATCATCGTTCTGTGCGCCGGCAGCTGGAACGGTATCGGGACAATGCGAAGGCAAGCAGTGTGTAACGCAATTTGATTGTAACAATAAGAGCCATGAAACAGCTGTTGCAGACCGGCCGCGAGAACCCGAAGCCCCCTTCGAACTCGTTGATGTCTCGGCTCGACGCTGCGTGCTGCCGTTGTTCGGACCCGTCCGAAGCGAGTTCCTGTGAACGCGGTCTCATCGGTCTCGGTTCACCCGACTTCCGACTAAATTCACTCACGTCGGGCTCATGTGAACGTAGGCATACTCTCATCGTCGCCATCTTGATGAAGTCGTCACTCTCGCCTTACAATAATAACCCGCTGGTACATCTTGTAACGGTTGCAGAAACGCAAATGATGCTTGTTAGCGAGCTACTTGCGAAAGGCAGCTCATAGTATTGTCTTTTCACAATGTGTGAATCTGCGCAAATTCTCTTATAAACCTGCCTAGATTTAGTATGTTTGTATGCGCTATTAACTATTTCGTACTGCGATTTAAGCCTTTTTCTACCCCCACGCCATCCCTGTTATTGTGCTGTTGCCTGTCGGAGACGAGCTCGAAGCAACACGTTTATGTTACGCCGCAAATGTTGCAGGAACATTTAGAAATGCTTATTTCTCTTATCAAAGTGCGCGAAATGTCTTTATCAACGCCGCTCTTAGAGCCGGTTGACGCCCACTGCGGGAATCCAGTTGACGTCATCCTAGCAGTCatgagatcgcacagccaccatAAAAATAagatgatggggttttacgtgccaaaaccctgatttgatcatgaggcatgccgtagtgggagactccggaaatttggaccacctgggtttccttaaccTGCACCGAAAGctcagtacacgggtgctttcgcccccatagaaatgtggcggccgtggtcgggattctttcttgcgacctcgtgcttagcagcccaacacaatacccactgagcaaccacgacgggtacaCAGCTTGCACAGTGAAGGTCCACTAGGTCAACTGCTTACTTCTAGGAGCGTCGTGCACTTTTTAATTGGGATACTGGCATGGCGTCCGTTACCTAGCGTGAACACTCCTTAGGATAGCATTGTTGCATATAATGTTCCCTTCTTGTGTGTCCTTCTACACTTCCCCATAGGAAGTCACGCTCGCACTTCCTTATTTTCATAATTCACTCTATATGACAGAAGCCAGAAGAGACAAATTGCAGATGGCACTGCGCTCTCGTGAAGTGGCATCGTTCAATTCAACGGCTGTGTTTCTACCACGAACGCCACCAAGTTTTCTGCCAATTTTAGTTCAAGATGAGTGAATGTAGCGCTTGACTGGAGGCCGGTGCTCTTTTATTATCGATAATTTTCTGTTAACTCTACAAAGTAAGTTTTCGCAATCAAAGATCTCATATGTAAGTTAATCGTACTTCGCCTGCTTGCCTTCTTGCCGTCACTTTCTGTGTGACAATGTCTTCTCCTCCTTTTTCGTCTGTTTAGTAACGCGGGCGTTTTCAAGATGGCGCAATTTGTGCACGCGAACGTGCGAGCGCGTGGACGGCATACCTGCGTGGTGAGGGTCAGTATGGCGGTCACTCCGAGGGTGATGCGCCCCTGCACCGCGTGCACGTCGAGCCAGAACGAGAGCCACGACAGCACCACCACCAGGCCGCTCGGGATGTAGGTGTTGACGATGGACGCCGTCAGGCGGCGCTCGAAGGTGAAGTTCGCCAGCAGGTGCGTGTAGTTTTCTGTGCGGGCAGGAAAATTATTACTGAGACGATGGACGTCCAGagggcaatgcctcctttacttgatgcctgccgcgtcgctagttttcccattggagcggagattcctgtagttcagggtagtcgcggagagacggcgctcgctaCCGAACCCTACTTTCtcttgcggaggaagtgacgattactaggaTGGCGAGCGTTCGACCAATGGCTTAACGAGAGACCGCGAgtcctgcctccgggatcgcGACAGACGCCGCTAAAATCACTTTCAACGAAAGTGTTTTGTTGCTGAGAGCGTGGGAttcctaaataaataataaaaaaaacaatgcgtACAGCCCATATCATAAATGCACCGAGGGCAAAAACGAACGGATCGTGACAACCGCAGGATAAACTGAAGCGGAAGAATTCAAGTTAACGCGCTAGAATCTGTGCGTCAGTCATTTCTCATTGCAAGCCGTGCGAAACATGCAAGAATGTTGGTCATGGAGTATAAACTAACTTGATCGCTGACATTGTTAGGGACCCGACGTGGTCCAATCAATTCGTTGCCCATCACCATGGCGTTCGGCATGGTCCCATGCGCAGCTCCAGGCGTACAACCCCACTATTTGAAAGGGGCAGCGACGCGTATATTCAGCGTTGCCGAAATTCTGCTCCCAAGTTACCACATTCTGCGTAATGATGTCACGACACAGTAGCCTTCTGGGAAATTAAGCCGAAACTGGCTGTACATAAGCTACTATATTAAATTATTCACAACGCTCTGAAGCGTGTCGCTACTTTTTCTAGGGTTTACAGCTCCAGGACCTTCATATAGCGCAAAAAAATATGAATAGTCGTAAATTAAATAATCATGTCAGAACCCCTCTAACAACCTTCCTTCGTATTTCTGTCCGTGTCTTCGACGCTCTTTTCTGGCAACGCAGAAAGAACAACGCAAGGGTGACGGACGGTTAACCACGAAATAGGCGGTGTCCAAATCACAACCTCATCGACGGCTCCCTCGGAGCAACGGAAACCGACCTTGGAGGCCATGCTTTTGAGTACTGCAAACGCCGGAAGCCATTGCAGGAGACAGCCACGCATCATTTGGTCACCATGTTTGCTCGTAACGCTCACCTCCGAGGAAGTTCTCGCTGTAGCGATGCACCTTGGGCCGCTTGATCCGGAACTGGAGCGGTTCGACTCGCTCGACGAATTCGATGGCCCGACTTTCCCCTTGGTCGTCCACATTGCCGTCCCAGCTCAGCTCCGTGATGGAGTTTGGCGTGGCGACTGAAATCGGACGTTAACGtctttttaaaaagaaattttcGAAGTTATCTTGTGCGCTATTGGTGACCTCGACAAcaagtttctcccgaaaggcgaagcatcgattgcaatggCAAATTAGCAAACAACCATACGACGGATCGtacttttatcagccgtataaactggtaaacattcgtttactaactaacTTAACAAGAATGGTGtaagcgcgcacagcaaacatgaatacatctgactcgatgaccgcggacacacgctgtcaaaacgctggcgggaggaatcgcggcagcagcagcgagtgaagtgaccttcgtgctgtcgaTCGCTTCGACGCAAACTGTGGAGCGGCGAGAACACTCGgtacgcacaaagctacgagccgtcgacgtacctggactctgcccccaacgcagatcgctctcacgATACGGCCGCACGACCGCGCACAGCCCCGACATACGCAGTTGCagctggagtagaacgccccccccccccccccggccctaCCCACCCtccggtgcctcgcaacgttgggtgcgtcgcgcgcggcggaagactgcgcgcttcgTCGCCGCTTTCCACCGAACGTCGGTTCCCCTCGCAGGCTTTCAGTCGCACTTATAGCGTAGGGCACGCGGTGACGGTGTTTTCGCCattgcactttatacggaacatcgcggcgacgccgacgacaatggcgggaatgcgcctggagggtccatatatttgctatcgcaataaaaacatcTTGTTGGCCACTATTTGTACCAAATAACTTGTTGCGGTTTCTTTTAGTTGTATATATCATTAGTCAATATTATAAATTTCGCAAGTCACTATGAAAAAGACGCCAAATAATAAATTAGCAGGGGTTTCCTCGAAACATTCTATTGAGGGATGATCAATTTCCTACTTATTGCGCAATCGTTCTTGCACCACATAAAGAAAGCCTGCGTATGAAAAGAACGACTAGGCGCGTAGCCACGTCTTCTCAAACCTGCCAAGCAAGAAAAAGCAAACTGCGCTTTTAGCATAGTGTGTTGTTTACAATTTTGCGTGTGCGTACAGGTTTGATGCTACAAGTGGAGGAAGTCTGTCGAAGTTGAttttcaacagaaaaaaaaaggactttgAGCCTGGAGGAGGGGTAATTCTAATTTCTACATTCAGAGTTAAAACAACCAAAATAGTTTGCAATGACAGGACGGCTGGGCCGATGGATTGCGCGCGAAAGCTAGACGGTACATAGTTTTTCATTTTTAAGCGACAATAAACACTGGGAATATCGTTGGGCGTCGCGCTTACGCAGCGAAACCTTGAAGTGGCAATGCTGGATGTCCATCGGGTACTTGTGGAACGTCATGAGGCACCGAACTTGGAACAGGTACCTGCACACGATGATGGACCGCAGACTGTAAATTGCTTGAAGACGCACTTAGATTATAAGTTGAAGTGAAAAAGCTAAAAGTGAAAAGTGAGTAATTGAGCGATGCCTTAACACAGGTTTGCTCTAAAACAACCCGCACgtcacgtacacacacacaaacacactcaagtgtatatatatatatatatatattgtatgtgtatGTTCCGCTACGCCTTCGGGCAAAAAGGGATGTTACCCAAGTTAATCGACGGGTTGGTAACCGCCGCCGttgcacaattggtagtgcattgAGTAATGCGGAGGTCGTGGGTTCTGCTCCCACCGCCAGCCAGCTGTcttttcgtgc
Above is a genomic segment from Dermacentor andersoni chromosome 8, qqDerAnde1_hic_scaffold, whole genome shotgun sequence containing:
- the LOC126526021 gene encoding glycine receptor subunit alpha-2-like, whose amino-acid sequence is MPRVGLVWFVLSGLSRAATANDAAAAAATAQNCTLTTCSSDEVWNNFLPSNYSKSEPPVVDGMAVLVNVSMKIVDVDDINEERMDFRLHTYIEESWRDDRLRSSPFAQRWRRMSVPRRVARLMWAPDVVFSNTKRSSIFRQSVDSVAYKIARDGSVHRLTRYLFQVRCLMTFHKYPMDIQHCHFKVSLLATPNSITELSWDGNVDDQGESRAIEFVERVEPLQFRIKRPKVHRYSENFLGENYTHLLANFTFERRLTASIVNTYIPSGLVVVLSWLSFWLDVHAVQGRITLGVTAILTLTTQVVQSRTALPPVDYVKAVDIWLFACLISVFTSLLEYAVAYQYVKSQRIGFQGDGAIADEDITENDMLGSAGSMASTVSRGNLPAPSRFPIQPLFQPNKLLAFVAKFRFLSVSSSNVFDSVSRAVFPSVFVLFMIAYWAHYLPSGKPGH